A stretch of Candidatus Eisenbacteria bacterium DNA encodes these proteins:
- a CDS encoding polymer-forming cytoskeletal protein, translating into MASAPDLLTRAQSWQDVRVSLGSDAEVSGKLSFATATRIEGKLKGEIRSSDLLIIGPSAVVQATIRADRLVILGEVNGEVQGATRVQICSGGKLYGDVETRGLVIEEGAVLEGRCKMGDAAPATAKPVATPATQPSA; encoded by the coding sequence ATGGCAAGTGCACCCGACCTCCTCACGCGAGCGCAGAGCTGGCAGGACGTGCGCGTCTCGCTCGGGTCCGACGCCGAGGTGTCGGGCAAGCTCTCGTTCGCGACCGCGACCCGCATCGAGGGGAAGCTGAAGGGCGAGATCCGCTCGAGCGACCTCCTCATCATCGGTCCGTCGGCCGTCGTGCAGGCCACGATCCGCGCCGATCGTCTCGTCATCCTCGGCGAGGTGAACGGCGAGGTGCAGGGCGCGACGCGCGTCCAGATCTGCTCGGGCGGCAAGCTCTACGGCGACGTCGAGACGCGCGGCCTCGTGATCGAGGAAGGCGCCGTGCTCGAAGGCCGGTGCAAGATGGGCGATGCGGCGCCGGCGACGGCGAAGCCCGTCGCGACGCCGGCGACGCAGCCGAGCGCGTAG
- the groES gene encoding co-chaperone GroES, protein MKVRPLQDRVLVKRLEDDMEKTKGGLYIPDSAKEKPQQGKIMAAGKGKVNDEGKVLPLDVKVGDKVLFGKYSGSEIKVDGEELLIMREEDILGVVEG, encoded by the coding sequence ATGAAGGTGAGGCCCCTCCAGGACCGGGTCCTGGTCAAGCGACTCGAAGACGACATGGAGAAGACCAAGGGTGGGCTCTACATCCCCGACAGCGCCAAGGAGAAGCCCCAGCAGGGCAAGATCATGGCCGCCGGCAAGGGCAAGGTGAACGACGAGGGCAAGGTGCTGCCTCTCGACGTCAAGGTCGGCGACAAGGTGCTGTTCGGCAAGTACTCGGGATCCGAGATCAAAGTCGACGGCGAGGAGCTCCTCATCATGCGTGAGGAAGACATCCTCGGCGTCGTGGAGGGCTGA
- the rplS gene encoding 50S ribosomal protein L19, protein MNPIDRIEAEQLRKDVPPFKPGDTVRVHVKVVEGDKERVQVFEGTVIGRAGSKNRETFTVRKTSYGVGVERIFPVNSPRIDKVEVTTRGSVRRAKLYYLRSRAGRAARVAEDSGAKS, encoded by the coding sequence ATGAACCCGATCGACCGGATCGAGGCCGAGCAGCTGCGCAAGGACGTGCCGCCCTTCAAGCCCGGCGACACCGTGCGCGTGCACGTGAAGGTCGTCGAGGGCGACAAGGAGCGCGTCCAGGTCTTCGAGGGCACGGTCATCGGCCGCGCGGGCTCGAAGAACCGCGAGACCTTCACCGTGCGCAAGACGTCCTACGGCGTCGGCGTGGAGCGCATCTTTCCGGTGAACTCGCCACGCATCGACAAGGTCGAGGTCACCACGCGCGGCTCAGTGCGCCGCGCGAAGCTCTACTACCTGCGTAGCCGCGCAGGCCGTGCCGCCCGCGTCGCCGAAGACAGCGGCGCGAAGAGCTAG
- a CDS encoding KH domain-containing protein — protein MKELVLFLAKQLVNHPDAVEVKETQGDTASVLELKVAKEDIGRVIGKQGRTAKSIRTILNAVASRTNRKVVLEIIEDK, from the coding sequence ATGAAGGAACTGGTCTTGTTTTTGGCAAAGCAGCTGGTGAATCATCCCGACGCCGTCGAAGTGAAGGAGACCCAGGGCGACACGGCGTCGGTGCTCGAGCTCAAGGTCGCCAAGGAAGACATCGGCCGAGTCATCGGCAAGCAGGGACGGACCGCCAAGTCGATTCGCACCATTTTGAATGCCGTCGCGTCCCGCACGAACCGCAAGGTCGTCCTCGAGATCATCGAAGACAAGTGA
- the rpsP gene encoding 30S ribosomal protein S16 — protein MVKIRLARHGAKKHPFYRIVVANSESPRDGRYIDQVGTYDPSKPLIQFQAEKLKKWRAKGAQPTQTVAQLIRQAGVDSAPA, from the coding sequence ATGGTCAAGATCCGACTCGCCCGCCATGGGGCCAAGAAGCATCCGTTCTATCGCATCGTCGTCGCGAACTCGGAGTCGCCCCGCGACGGACGCTACATCGATCAGGTCGGCACGTACGATCCGTCCAAGCCGCTCATTCAGTTCCAGGCCGAGAAGTTGAAGAAGTGGCGGGCCAAGGGCGCCCAGCCCACCCAGACCGTAGCCCAGCTCATCCGTCAGGCGGGCGTCGACAGCGCGCCCGCATAG
- the rimM gene encoding ribosome maturation factor RimM (Essential for efficient processing of 16S rRNA), translated as MPSRPARTARSSSRSSKTSEPRPAPTGPSPALPDPTAVAVGELGSPHGLRGAVRLRAYQPGAPSLTPGRPVLLERDGVWLASRVAEAAPHGQSMLLVLDGVGDRTAAEALTSMRLLVRAADLPAAADDEFYHYELHGFAVVTTDGRALGTIDETFPTGLNDVWIVRGAGREHLIPIIADVVREIDREGRRVVIEPMPGLLE; from the coding sequence ATGCCGTCGCGTCCCGCACGAACCGCAAGGTCGTCCTCGAGATCATCGAAGACAAGTGAGCCGCGGCCCGCGCCGACCGGCCCGTCCCCGGCTCTCCCCGACCCGACCGCGGTCGCGGTCGGCGAGCTCGGAAGCCCGCACGGGCTTCGCGGCGCGGTGCGGCTCCGGGCGTATCAACCCGGCGCGCCGAGCCTGACGCCCGGTCGCCCCGTGCTGCTCGAGCGCGACGGCGTATGGCTGGCGTCGCGCGTCGCCGAGGCGGCGCCGCACGGACAGAGCATGTTGCTCGTGCTGGACGGCGTGGGCGATCGCACCGCGGCCGAGGCGCTCACGAGCATGCGCCTCCTCGTCCGCGCCGCCGATCTCCCCGCTGCGGCCGACGACGAATTCTACCATTACGAGCTGCACGGCTTCGCCGTCGTCACGACCGACGGCCGCGCCCTCGGCACGATCGACGAGACCTTCCCGACCGGCCTCAACGACGTGTGGATCGTGCGCGGCGCGGGGCGCGAGCACCTGATCCCCATCATCGCCGACGTCGTGCGCGAGATCGATCGCGAGGGACGGCGCGTGGTGATCGAGCCCATGCCGGGCCTGCTCGAGTGA
- a CDS encoding RNA methyltransferase, translated as MADLYVALVHHPVLDKNGAVVTTAVTNMDVHDIARLSRTYGVRGFYVCTPVPTLQRLVTRIIWHWETGPGAAYNETRKEALAVVRVVDELDAAMTDVERETGVLPRLVATSAREGTDRLSYGALRDEIRGDGPPVLLVFGTGWGLTKEVLDRCDALLEPVRGIGDYNHLSVRSAAAVILDRLRNGR; from the coding sequence ATGGCTGACCTCTACGTCGCGCTCGTCCACCACCCGGTGCTCGACAAGAACGGCGCGGTGGTGACGACGGCCGTGACGAACATGGACGTGCACGACATCGCACGGCTGTCGCGCACGTACGGCGTGCGCGGCTTCTACGTCTGCACGCCCGTCCCGACGCTCCAGCGTCTGGTGACGCGCATCATCTGGCACTGGGAGACCGGCCCCGGCGCCGCCTACAACGAGACCCGCAAGGAGGCGCTCGCGGTCGTGCGCGTGGTCGACGAGCTCGACGCCGCGATGACCGACGTCGAGCGCGAGACGGGCGTGCTGCCGCGCCTGGTCGCGACGAGCGCGCGCGAGGGGACCGATCGGCTCTCCTACGGTGCGCTGCGCGACGAGATCCGCGGCGACGGCCCGCCCGTCCTGCTCGTCTTCGGAACGGGCTGGGGGCTCACGAAGGAGGTCCTGGATCGCTGCGATGCGCTCCTCGAGCCGGTGCGCGGGATCGGCGACTACAACCACCTGTCCGTCCGGAGCGCGGCCGCCGTCATCCTTGACCGACTCCGCAATGGACGATAG
- the ffh gene encoding signal recognition particle protein translates to MFESLGEKFEGLWRKLQGQGKITEKNIEEALRDVRLALLEADVNVGVVKDFVDAVKKDAVGEEVLRSLTPEQHFIKLVHRELVRLLGEKAAPFDVGGPSPVVVMLVGLNGAGKTTTTGKLARWLKHDRGRHPYLASLDVYRPAAIEQLRLLAGQLDLPVHPTPAEGDPVRIATDAVAAARTSGADVVLLDTAGRQTVDEGLMLELERIRAAVTPKQILLVADAMTGQDAVATAQGFAARLPLTGVILSKIEGDARGGAALSLRSVTGKPIVFAGTGEKLDALESFHPDRVASRILGMGDMLSLIERAEKTFDRSRAEELQKKLKKNAFDLEDFREQLTAVKKMGSMTEILGMIPGVKKLFKGTELDGADGELRRVEAIINSMTKQERRNHLILNASRRKRIAAGSGTSVAEVNRLIKQFEQTRKVMKKLGSAPTMRGMPGMFR, encoded by the coding sequence ATGTTCGAATCCCTGGGCGAGAAGTTCGAAGGCCTGTGGCGCAAGCTGCAGGGCCAGGGGAAGATCACCGAGAAGAACATCGAGGAGGCGCTCCGGGACGTGCGGCTGGCGCTCCTCGAGGCCGACGTCAACGTCGGCGTAGTCAAGGACTTCGTCGACGCCGTCAAGAAGGACGCCGTCGGCGAGGAGGTCCTGCGGAGCCTCACGCCCGAGCAGCACTTCATCAAGCTCGTCCACCGCGAGCTGGTCCGACTGCTCGGCGAGAAGGCGGCGCCGTTCGACGTCGGCGGGCCCTCCCCCGTCGTCGTGATGCTGGTGGGCCTCAACGGCGCCGGCAAGACGACGACCACGGGCAAGCTCGCGCGCTGGTTGAAGCACGATCGCGGCCGCCACCCGTATCTCGCCTCGCTCGACGTCTACCGTCCGGCAGCCATCGAGCAGCTCCGCCTGCTCGCGGGCCAGCTCGACCTGCCCGTGCATCCGACGCCCGCCGAGGGCGATCCCGTGCGCATCGCGACCGACGCCGTCGCAGCGGCGCGCACGAGCGGCGCCGACGTCGTCCTGCTCGACACGGCCGGCCGTCAGACGGTCGACGAAGGGCTCATGCTCGAGCTCGAGCGCATCCGAGCCGCCGTAACGCCGAAGCAGATTCTGCTCGTCGCCGACGCGATGACCGGCCAGGACGCGGTCGCGACCGCGCAGGGCTTCGCCGCGCGCCTGCCGCTCACGGGCGTCATCCTCTCCAAGATCGAGGGCGACGCGCGCGGCGGTGCCGCGCTCTCGCTCCGCTCGGTCACCGGGAAGCCGATCGTGTTCGCCGGCACGGGCGAGAAGCTCGACGCGCTCGAGTCGTTCCACCCCGATCGCGTCGCGTCGCGCATCCTCGGCATGGGCGACATGCTCTCGCTGATCGAGCGGGCCGAGAAGACGTTCGACCGCAGCCGCGCCGAGGAGCTGCAGAAGAAGCTGAAGAAGAACGCGTTCGATCTGGAGGACTTCCGCGAGCAGCTGACGGCGGTGAAGAAGATGGGCTCGATGACGGAGATCCTCGGCATGATCCCCGGCGTGAAGAAACTCTTCAAAGGCACCGAGCTGGACGGCGCCGACGGGGAGCTCCGGCGCGTCGAGGCGATCATCAACTCCATGACCAAGCAGGAGCGCCGCAACCACCTGATCCTCAACGCGAGCCGCCGAAAGCGCATCGCGGCCGGCAGCGGCACGTCGGTCGCCGAGGTGAACCGGTTGATCAAGCAGTTCGAACAGACGAGAAAGGTGATGAAGAAGCTCGGCTCCGCGCCCACGATGCGCGGCATGCCGGGCATGTTCCGCTAA
- a CDS encoding polysaccharide biosynthesis/export family protein yields the protein MAVVRFRVPSLLWAVAVVGLTGCMTIHQPAGGDPSLKHAPAAPEPQTGGEPGTMRALPPLVSGQQDEGALDLLVHLRDERLKNGPGTDTPVGPGDIIEVAAPGVKELAFVTTRVSGDGIIALPVVGTIQAGGRTEDQIRQEVRSRLGAIMYDPQVSVFVREYHSRKIAVIGAVLKAGLYEPASPNETILDMIAMARGPSNDASRQVVFIPHGASSAAELEALARLPKGGAGAVSVPGMLRNVEPVVFNIRDMSAAMTEVVLSLPVRPGDVIMIPEAGNVFIQGWVVRPGPYKINQDLTMLALIAAAGGPMFPADMSAARLIRAGVNGEKQLYDVDLQAIARGEQNDVYVQNGDVIELGSTAPRLAAYGLYFFFTSIFRVGAAVSVL from the coding sequence ATGGCGGTTGTGAGATTCCGCGTTCCCTCCCTCCTTTGGGCCGTAGCCGTCGTGGGCCTCACGGGCTGCATGACGATCCATCAGCCCGCGGGCGGCGATCCGTCGCTGAAGCACGCGCCGGCGGCCCCCGAGCCGCAGACCGGCGGCGAGCCGGGGACGATGCGGGCCCTTCCCCCCCTGGTCTCCGGCCAGCAGGACGAGGGCGCCCTGGACCTCCTGGTCCACCTGCGCGACGAGCGCTTGAAGAACGGGCCCGGCACCGACACGCCCGTCGGCCCCGGCGACATCATCGAGGTCGCCGCCCCGGGCGTGAAGGAGCTCGCGTTCGTCACGACCCGCGTCTCCGGCGACGGGATCATCGCCCTGCCGGTGGTCGGGACGATCCAGGCTGGGGGGCGGACCGAGGATCAGATCCGGCAGGAAGTCCGCTCGCGGCTCGGGGCGATCATGTACGATCCCCAGGTCTCGGTCTTCGTGCGCGAGTACCACAGCCGCAAGATCGCGGTGATCGGCGCCGTGCTGAAGGCCGGCCTCTACGAGCCCGCGAGCCCGAACGAGACCATACTCGACATGATCGCGATGGCCCGAGGCCCGTCGAACGACGCGTCCCGCCAGGTGGTGTTCATTCCGCACGGCGCCTCGAGCGCGGCCGAGCTGGAAGCCCTGGCGCGGCTGCCCAAGGGCGGCGCCGGCGCCGTGTCGGTTCCCGGCATGCTGCGCAACGTCGAGCCCGTCGTCTTCAACATCCGCGACATGAGCGCGGCCATGACCGAGGTGGTGCTCTCGCTGCCGGTGCGGCCGGGCGACGTCATCATGATTCCCGAGGCCGGGAACGTCTTCATCCAGGGATGGGTGGTGAGACCCGGCCCCTACAAGATCAACCAGGACCTCACCATGCTCGCGCTGATCGCCGCGGCTGGCGGTCCCATGTTTCCCGCCGACATGAGCGCCGCGCGGCTCATCCGCGCCGGCGTCAACGGCGAGAAGCAGCTCTACGACGTCGACCTGCAGGCGATCGCGCGCGGCGAGCAGAACGACGTGTACGTGCAAAACGGCGACGTCATCGAGCTCGGCTCGACAGCGCCGCGGCTCGCCGCGTACGGGCTCTACTTCTTCTTCACCAGCATCTTCCGGGTGGGAGCCGCCGTTTCGGTGCTGTGA
- the glk gene encoding glucokinase: protein MILAGDIGGTRTRLVLGDAGGPLGDERIFSNVDFEGPEGVIRRFLDDAGNPRVLAAAFGAAGPVLEGRIKMTNLDWQLDAAALSEALGGAKVRLLNDLEAAAYGVIELPDAELRTIAMGTALPRGNVAVIAAGTGLGETLVGWHEDTPVALASEGGHADFAPRDELDVALYEWLARSSGHVSWEAVVSGPGIVRVYEFLRDSGREEEPPELRRSLAIAKEPSMVVTSAGIAAEHLICVRALEIFSRSYGAEAGNLALKGLTFGGIYVAGGIAARLLEGRWSDLFMEAFVAKGRKTDLLRRIPVRVVTGEAALAGAAAVARRMLPRT, encoded by the coding sequence GTGATTCTCGCGGGCGACATCGGAGGTACGCGAACCCGGCTCGTGCTGGGTGATGCGGGTGGACCGCTCGGCGACGAGCGCATCTTCTCGAACGTCGACTTCGAGGGCCCCGAGGGCGTGATCCGCCGCTTCCTCGACGACGCCGGCAATCCACGCGTCCTGGCCGCCGCGTTCGGGGCCGCCGGACCGGTCCTCGAGGGCCGCATCAAGATGACCAACCTCGACTGGCAGCTCGATGCGGCCGCGCTGTCGGAAGCGCTCGGCGGGGCCAAGGTCCGCCTGCTGAACGACCTCGAGGCCGCGGCCTACGGCGTGATCGAGCTTCCCGACGCCGAGCTGCGGACGATCGCGATGGGCACCGCGCTTCCACGCGGCAACGTCGCGGTCATCGCGGCGGGGACGGGGCTCGGCGAGACCCTCGTCGGATGGCACGAGGACACGCCGGTCGCGCTCGCCTCCGAGGGCGGCCATGCCGACTTCGCCCCGCGCGACGAGCTCGACGTGGCCCTCTACGAGTGGCTGGCGCGGTCGAGCGGGCACGTGAGCTGGGAGGCGGTCGTGTCCGGCCCCGGCATCGTGCGGGTCTACGAATTCCTGCGTGATTCCGGGCGCGAGGAGGAGCCGCCGGAGCTCCGCCGCAGCCTCGCGATCGCGAAGGAGCCGTCGATGGTCGTCACGTCCGCGGGCATCGCGGCCGAGCACCTCATCTGCGTGCGCGCGCTCGAGATCTTCAGCCGGAGCTACGGCGCCGAGGCGGGGAACCTCGCCCTGAAGGGACTGACGTTCGGCGGCATCTACGTCGCGGGGGGCATCGCGGCCCGGCTGCTCGAAGGCCGCTGGAGCGACCTCTTCATGGAGGCTTTCGTCGCCAAGGGACGCAAGACGGACCTCCTGCGGCGCATTCCGGTGCGCGTGGTGACCGGCGAAGCGGCGCTGGCTGGCGCCGCCGCCGTCGCGCGCCGGATGCTGCCGCGGACCTGA
- the groL gene encoding chaperonin GroEL (60 kDa chaperone family; promotes refolding of misfolded polypeptides especially under stressful conditions; forms two stacked rings of heptamers to form a barrel-shaped 14mer; ends can be capped by GroES; misfolded proteins enter the barrel where they are refolded when GroES binds): MAAKIIKFHQEARDKILRGVNVLADAVTATLGPRGRNVILDKSFGAPNVTKDGVTVAKEIELEDKFENMGAQMVKEVASKTSDVAGDGTTTATVLARAIFTEGLKMVVAGHDPMSLKRGIDKAVTAIVAELKELSKPTKDQKEIAQVGTISANNDPTIGEIIAEAMSKVGKEGVITVEEAKSLETQLDVVEGMQFDRGYLSPYFVTDPERMEAALEEAFILIHEKKISSMKDLLPVLEQVARAGKPLLIIAEEVEGEALATLVVNKIRGTLQVCSVKAPGFGDRRKAMLEDIAILSGGRMIAEELGVKLENVTLKDLGRCKRITVDKDNTTLIDGAGKKADIEGRIKQIRAQIEETTSDYDREKLQERLAKLVGGVAVIKVGAATEVEMKEKKARVEDAMHATRAAVEEGVVPGGGVALIRCQTALDKVKVSDEERFGVGIVRRAIEEPLRHIAKNAGAEGAIVLDKVKSGKGAFGYNAYSEEYEDLLKAGIIDPTKVVRTALQNAASVAGLLLTTEAMVAEKPKEDTPMPGGMPGGGMGGMPGMM; the protein is encoded by the coding sequence ATGGCAGCGAAGATCATCAAGTTTCACCAGGAAGCCCGCGACAAGATCCTGCGCGGGGTGAACGTGCTCGCCGACGCCGTCACCGCGACGCTCGGACCACGCGGCCGCAACGTCATCCTCGACAAGTCGTTCGGGGCGCCGAACGTGACCAAGGACGGCGTCACCGTCGCCAAGGAGATCGAGCTCGAGGACAAGTTCGAGAACATGGGCGCGCAGATGGTGAAGGAGGTCGCCAGCAAGACCTCCGACGTCGCCGGCGACGGCACCACCACCGCGACCGTGCTCGCGCGCGCCATCTTCACCGAGGGGCTGAAGATGGTCGTCGCCGGCCACGACCCGATGAGCCTCAAGCGCGGCATCGACAAGGCGGTCACCGCCATCGTCGCCGAGCTGAAGGAGCTCTCGAAGCCGACCAAGGACCAGAAGGAGATCGCGCAGGTCGGCACCATCTCCGCCAACAACGACCCCACCATCGGCGAGATCATCGCCGAGGCGATGAGCAAGGTCGGCAAGGAAGGCGTCATCACGGTCGAGGAGGCCAAGAGCCTCGAGACGCAGCTCGACGTCGTCGAGGGCATGCAGTTCGACCGCGGCTATCTCTCGCCGTACTTCGTGACCGATCCCGAGCGCATGGAAGCGGCGCTCGAAGAGGCCTTCATCCTCATCCACGAGAAGAAGATCTCGTCGATGAAGGACCTGCTCCCCGTGCTCGAGCAGGTGGCGCGCGCCGGCAAGCCCCTCCTCATCATCGCCGAGGAGGTCGAGGGCGAGGCGCTCGCGACGCTCGTCGTGAACAAGATCCGCGGCACGCTCCAGGTGTGCTCGGTGAAGGCGCCCGGCTTCGGCGACCGCCGCAAGGCCATGCTCGAAGACATCGCGATCCTGTCGGGCGGCCGAATGATCGCCGAGGAGCTCGGCGTGAAGCTCGAGAACGTGACCCTGAAGGACCTCGGCCGCTGCAAGCGGATCACGGTCGACAAGGACAACACGACGCTGATCGACGGCGCCGGCAAGAAGGCCGACATCGAGGGGCGGATCAAGCAGATCCGCGCCCAGATCGAAGAGACGACGTCGGACTACGACCGCGAGAAGCTGCAGGAGCGGCTGGCGAAGCTCGTGGGTGGCGTGGCGGTCATCAAGGTGGGCGCTGCGACCGAGGTCGAGATGAAGGAGAAGAAGGCGCGCGTCGAGGACGCGATGCACGCGACCCGCGCGGCCGTCGAGGAGGGCGTGGTCCCCGGCGGCGGCGTGGCGCTCATCCGCTGCCAGACTGCGCTCGACAAGGTGAAGGTCAGCGACGAGGAGCGCTTCGGCGTGGGCATCGTGCGCCGGGCCATCGAGGAGCCGCTGCGCCACATCGCCAAGAACGCCGGAGCCGAGGGCGCGATCGTCCTCGACAAGGTGAAGAGCGGCAAGGGCGCGTTCGGCTACAACGCCTACAGCGAGGAGTACGAAGACCTCCTGAAGGCGGGCATCATCGATCCGACCAAAGTCGTACGCACCGCGCTGCAGAACGCCGCGTCCGTGGCGGGGCTCCTGCTCACGACCGAGGCCATGGTCGCCGAGAAGCCGAAAGAAGACACGCCGATGCCGGGCGGCATGCCCGGCGGCGGCATGGGCGGCATGCCGGGAATGATGTAG
- the trmD gene encoding tRNA (guanosine(37)-N1)-methyltransferase TrmD has translation MKVHFLTIFPELFGGPLATGPIRIAREKGLLDVAVHQLRDYATDKHLMVDDVPYGGGQGMVMKPEPLLAAIEHVRADGRPRTIMLAARGARFAQAKAAELAALPSLLFVCGRYEGIDERVAAHVDEELSIGDYVLSGGELAALVVLDAIVRLLPGVLGNAASPVDDSFATGLLEGPQYTRPPDLGGVRVPDVLLSGDHGAIARWRRQQALRTTLERRPDLLATAPLDDADRSFLRSLGWKPPDG, from the coding sequence GTGAAGGTCCACTTCCTCACGATCTTTCCGGAGCTGTTCGGCGGGCCCCTCGCGACCGGGCCGATCCGCATCGCGCGCGAGAAGGGCCTGCTCGACGTCGCGGTGCACCAGCTCCGCGACTACGCGACCGACAAGCACCTGATGGTCGACGACGTCCCGTACGGCGGCGGCCAGGGGATGGTGATGAAGCCCGAGCCGCTGCTCGCGGCGATCGAGCACGTCCGCGCCGACGGCCGGCCGCGCACGATCATGCTGGCGGCGCGGGGCGCGCGCTTCGCGCAGGCGAAGGCGGCCGAGCTGGCGGCGCTGCCGAGCCTGCTCTTCGTGTGCGGGCGCTACGAGGGAATCGACGAGCGGGTGGCGGCGCACGTCGACGAGGAGCTGTCGATCGGCGACTACGTGCTGTCGGGCGGCGAGCTCGCGGCGCTGGTGGTGCTGGACGCGATCGTGCGCCTCCTCCCCGGCGTGCTCGGCAACGCGGCGTCTCCGGTCGACGATTCGTTCGCGACCGGCCTCCTCGAGGGACCGCAGTACACGCGGCCGCCGGATCTTGGCGGCGTGCGTGTGCCCGACGTGCTCCTCTCCGGCGACCACGGCGCCATCGCGCGCTGGCGCCGCCAGCAGGCGCTGCGCACGACGCTCGAGCGCCGGCCCGACCTGCTCGCGACCGCGCCGCTCGACGACGCGGACCGGAGCTTTCTGCGATCGCTCGGATGGAAGCCGCCCGATGGCTGA